TGGGCGGCGGCGTGAAAGACGACCTGGGGTTTGTGCGCGGACAGTAGGTGGTCGATGCGCTGGGCGTCTTGTACGTCGGCTATTAGTGGGGTGATTTTAAGAAAGGGGAAGCTATGCACTAGCTCTTTATGTACTTCGTAGATGCTGTTTTCGCCACGCCCGAGGAGTAAGAGGTGAGACGGGGTGAAGCAGGCTACTTGGCGACTGAGCTCAGCGCCGATAGAGCCACCTGCGCCGGTGATGAGCACTGCTTTGCCGCGGAGGTAGGAAGCAATGCCGGTGTAGTCGGTTTTAATTTCGGGCCGCGGGAGCAAGTCTTCTATTTGTACTTCGCGGATGGTGCTGACATCGATGCAGTTTTGGATGATGCTGTACAGCCCGGGCACGGTACGCGGCTTAATGCCAAGTGCCGTGCAGCGCTGAAAGAGCTCGCGTATGCGGCCTGCGGGGGCAGAGGGAGTAGCGATAATGACTTGCGAAATGGCGTGTGAGGACACGATCTGCTCTAGCAAGGACATGGGGCCGAGGACGGGAATGTTGTCGATACTTAAGCCGATTTTGCCTTTGTCGTCATCAAGAAAGCCTACTACTTGGCTGTCTATTTCGGGGTGTTTGGCCAGCTCTTTAACTGTGATGCGACCGGCGTCGCCTGCGCCTAGGATGAGGGTTTTTTTGCGGCCCGTTACACGGGGCCTCTTTTTGTAGGCGGCGAGCAACCGCACCATGAAGCGCATACCCCCTACCGCGGCTACGTTACCAAAGGCGGACATCACTATGACGCTGCGCGGAAAGTTAAGGCTTGGGTTTACGTACATAAAGCCGAAGAGCGCGGTTGTGGCGAGGGTAACGGTGCCCGCGATAGTGACGAGGTCTTCGGCCGAGGCGTAGCGCCAGAGGCGGCTGTAGAGGCCGAAGTAGTAGTAGATTACGATGTAGAGCGGGACGGCGACGACCATGTAACGCAGCCAGGTGTAGATAAAGATGGCGTCGGGCCGAAAATCAAAGCGGAGGTAGAGCCCGAGAACGCCGGAAACTACGAGGGCCAGGGCGTCGCCTGTAGCGAGAAGAAACTTGTATTTTACACTAGCTGACATAGTTCACCTGCCTTCGCGCCCGCTTTATATTAGAGATACGTGGACTAGGACTTCGTCCTGCGGCTGCCATAGTAGTAGTAATAGTAATCGTCCTGCGAGTCGCCTTCGACACCATTTAGTACCACCCCAAGGATGTTGGCCTTGACACTGGCTAGCTGGGCCTTGGCCTTGTTAGCCATTTCTTTGCTTACTTCACCCACGGCAACCACCAAAATAACCCCATCCACCATGGAAGAAAGTATGGCTGAGTCGGTTACGGCTAGGGTGGGCGGGCCATCGATAATGATGATGTCAAAGTCTTTTTTAAAGGAATCCAGCAAGTCGCGCATGCGGCCACTACCAATAATTTCTGAGGGGTTAGGCGGTATGGGGCCGGAACTGACTACCTTGAGGTTTGGCACACCGACGTCGCGCACGGCGATCTGCGTAGCTACATTTTGCATTAGCAGGTTGGTGAGCCCGAGTGGGTTGCTTGTTTTGAATACTTTGTGCTGGGAGGGCCGGCGCAAGTCGCCGTCTATAATGAGCACCTTGCTACCAGTTTGTGCAAAGGCGATGGCCAGATTGGCGGCGGTGGTGGACTTGCCCTCGGCTGGAGCCGTGGAGGTGATTAAAATAGTCTTGACGGGTTTGTCGAGCGAGGAAAACTGGATATTAGTGCGCAGTACGCGGTAGGACTCGGCCACCCGCGAAGAAAGGTCGCTCGTTATGAGCTGGTGGTTTTTCATTTTGTGCTTCATTTTGACGCCCCCACTTGCTCGCTCGCAAAGTCGTTTGCCTTAAATAGAGGTATGGTGCCGAGCAGGGGCAAGCCGAGGTGCTCTTGCACATCTTCTGGCTTTTTAAAGGTGTTATCTAAGTAACTTAGGACAAAAGCAGCCCCAAGCCCAGCCATACCGCCCGCAAAACCCGCGACCACCATGGTGAGGAGTTTGCGCGGACTGATTGGTAATTCTGGCACGGTGGCAGTGTCTATAACTGTTACGTTCTCGGCATTCATGATGCGCAGGGTGTTGCTACGAAACGACATGGCCACCGCGTTGGCTAGGCGGGCCGCAAAATATGGGTCTTCGTTTTCGACTGTTATAGCGATAATTTCGGTGTCTCCACGCAGCGTTACGTCGACCATGCTGCTAAGGTCGTCCGTGCTGATGTCTAGCCGCAGCAAATCGATAACCTCGCGAGCTACGGTGCGGCTACGGGCGATTTCGCGGTAGGTGCGAACTAAGAGGCGGCTGGCTAGGAGGTCGGAATGCACAACTTGGCCGGTGGTCTGGGCCGATGAACGCGCCCCAACGATGAGGGTGGTCTCGGCGCGGAAGATGGGCGGTAAAATGAAAAACACGGAGATGCCGGCAATTACAACGGCTACAGTGGGGACGATGAGTATTACCATTATGTACTTGCGGATGATGGAAAATACTTGCCTGAGGTCTAGTGTTACTTCGTCGTCAAATTCACGTCTCTCCATAAAGGGCCCCTCTCAAGATGAAATGTTCTACTACTATCTTCGACAAATAAGATAGGAATCCTGCCCTTATTTTTCGACAAGATTCGACAATCTTCGACAATTACTTACCTTAAATGTCAATCTGCAGGAAAAAGGCAACGACCTGATGATAACATGTCTGTGACACAGTTGTCAAACTTCTGCAACACAAAAAACGTCCGCACCGCGGACGTCTATCTTATCTCTTGCTTCTTATTTCTTCTTTTCCTTGCTTCTTATCTCTTGCCTCTTGCCTCTTGCCTCTTGCCTCTTGCCTCTTAAATCATGCTTCTATTTTCTTGCCTCTTGCCTCTTGAATGGTGGGCGATGACGGGCTCGAACCGCCGACATCCTGCTTGTAAGGCAGGCGCTCTCCCAGCTGAGCTAATCGCCCATATGCGCTCTCTTTACTTCTTCTCGTGCCTCTTACTTCTCTTATCCAACTTCTAACTTCTTGCCTCTTATTTCTTGCCTCTAACTTCTTGCCTCTTACTTCTCTTATCCAACTTCTTGCTTCTTATTTCTTGCCTCTTGTCTCTTGAAATGGTGGGCCCACTAGGACTCGAACCTAGGACCAATCGGTTATGAGCCGACCGCTCTGACCAACTGAGCTATGGGCCCAAAAATGGCTCCTCAGGTAGGACTCGAACCTACAACCTATCGGTTAACAGCCGATTGCTCTGCCATTGAGCTACTGAGGAATCTCTGACACAAGAACAATTATACGCAAAACGCGCCTTGTCGTCAATGAAAAATTGCGCTAAAAATTATTCTAAGAAGTCTCGTAGCCACTTGCTGCGGCTCGGGTGGCGCAATTTGCGCAGTGCCTTGGCCTCGATTTGGCGGATGCGCTCGCGCGTGACGCCAAACTCATGCCCTACTTCTTCTAGGGTGCGCGGCCTGCCGTCCTCTAGACCAAAGCGCAGCCGCAAGACTTTTTGCTCGCGCACTGTTAAAGTCGAAAGGGTGTCTTCAAGCTGCTCGCGCAACATGGCATAGGCCGCCGACTCCGCGGGAGCGGGGGCGTCTTCATCGGGGATAAAATCGCCTAGGTGCGAGTCCTCTTCTTCACCGATGGGTGTTTCGAGAGAAACGGGCTCTTGCGCAATTTTATGAATTTCGTGCACGCGCTCAACGGGCATGCCCATTTCGGCGGCGACTTCTTCGGGGGTGGGCTCGCGACCTAGCTCTTGCAAGAGCTGACGCGTCACACGGATGAGTTTATTAATCGTCTCGACCATGTGCACGGGTATGCGAATGGTGCGGGCTTGGTCGGCGATGGCGCGGGTTATGGCTTGGCGAATCCACCAGGTGGCGTAGGTTGAGAATTTGTAGCCCTTGCGGTAATCGAATTTCTCAACGGCCTTCATGAGACCAAGGTTGCCTTCCTGGATTAAGTCAAGAAACAACATGCCCCGGCCTACATAGCGCTTGGCGATGGAGACGACGAGGCGCAAGTTAGCCTCTACCAAGCGACGCTTCGCGTCCATGTTGCCGCTCTCCATGCGTTTGGCCAACTCTACTTCTTCGTCGGAAGTAAGGAGAGGCACGCGGCCAATCTCTTTAAGGTACATACGAACCGGATCATCGAGGCGCACACCATCGGGTATGCCGATTTCACCCTGCTCTACCTCTTCATCGGGAATAACGGCGCGCAAGATGACTCCGTCTGGCTCAATGGGCACCAAGGCCTCGTTCAGCCCACGCTCAGGGACCACGTCGATGCCTAGGCCCGCTAGCCCCTCATATAGCTCCTCGATTTGATCTGGTTCGAGCTCCACTTCATTCAGCTGGTCGCTCACTTCCTTGTAGGTGAGCACCCCGCTCTTCTTCCCCCGCTCAATCAGGTTCTTAATAGCTTCAAGCTGAATTTCTTTCTTGTTCAAGGAAACAACCCCCCCAGTTGGGCAACTCTCTCTATCTAAGTTTCTTCTTACGGAGAACTGCGTCGGTACGTTCTTTTAACCATTGGTTTCTTTCTTCGCTACTTTGGGCCGATTCTATCTCGCGGTCAATTTGCGCTATCTGCAAAGACAGACTATGCTCTTCTAAAGCGATAAAACATTCATTCGCCATGCTAGTAGTGTTTTCCTCTAAAATTTGCTCACTTAGCGCAATAAGAAGTTCGGACTTTAAGATGCCCTCTAACTCGTGTGCCAGAGCTACCGGATCATCGGCTAAGGTGAGGTCTTCGGCCATCCACGCTGCTAAGAGACGATGCTTGTCATCGCTAAACCCTAGGTCACTCCACCGGCGAGCGATTTCGCCGCGCAGCAGGGGCTGTGTGGCCATGAGGTAGAGCAGGGTGCGGGCCGCCTTAAGCCAACCCGCCTTGGGCAACGCCACATCTTTACCAGAAATATTATGCCGCCCTTTGGAAAGTTTATCCGAACTAGGTGATTTACCCATGACTTTAGCTAGTTCCTGCCGAAAAGACTCCCGCGGCAGGTGGTACTGATGCATAACTTTATCTAAGTAGCCTTCTCGCTCTACGGCGTTCTCGACCTCGGAGAGCAGCTTGGCGACACTGGCCGCAAAAGCACCCCGCCCTTCTGGGGTAAGCGTATCGTGCGACTTGGCAAGACTGGCAATGCGGTACTCTGTAAAGGGTATGCTCTCTTGCGATACTCTGACCAAAAAATCCTCTTTGCTGTGGGTGCGCAAGTAGTCGTCTGGGTCTTTGCTCGTGCCTAAGCTGGCGACGCCGCCACTAAGACCTAGGCGACGCACTACTTCAATGCCCCGCATGGTGGCGGCCACACCCGCATCATCGGTGTCATAACAGAGTATAAGGCGATCGGCGTAGCGCTTTAAGATCGTCACTTGTTCTATAGTTAGCGCCGTGCCAAGCGACGCCACGACATTGTCTAGGCCGTGCTTCCACGCTGCTATGGCATCCATGTACCCCTCCACTATGACGGCATACCCTGCTTTAGAGATAGCCTTGCCTGCCCTATCTAGCCCATAGAGCTCATGTCCCTTGTGGAATAGCTTTGTCTCGGGCGAGTTTAGGTACTTAGGCTGCGTGTCATCGAGCACACGACCCCCAAAGGCTATGACCTGGCCCTGGCGATTACGAATAGGGTACATGATACGATGCCGAAAACGGTCGTAGAGGCCCTTATCCCCCGCTACAGCTAACCCTACCCGCAGTAGCTCTTCTGGCGTGAAGCCGTCTTTCTCGGCGCGCTCGAGCAGGGTGCGCCATGGCGGCAGGCTGTAGCCAATTTTAAGCTCGGCCATAAGTTCGGGGGAAAGGCCCCGCTTGATTAAGTATTCGCGTGCCTCACGCCCTAAGGAGGCGTTCTGCAGTTGGCGGTAGTATATGTCGGCCGCCCACTCCATGACCCTGATATCGCGTTCGCGCTCACGGCGCTTGGCCAAGAACGCCGCATCATCGACTTGACTAGTGGGCATCTCGAGCCCCGCTCTTTCGGCGAGACGTTCTAAGGCTTCGTTAAAGGACAGCTTGTGGTGCTCCATGAGAAAGCTGAGCGAATTGCCCCCGGCGTGGCAACCAAAGCAGTAGTACATTTGCTTTTCGGGGCTGACTTTAAAAGAGGGGGTTTTCTCCCCATGAAAAGGGCACAACCCCCAGTAATCTCGGCCCTTCTTGTTTAGACGCACGGCTTCACCGACCACCTGCACTATGTCGGCGCTAGAGCGCACGAGCTCGACAAATTCTCTAGGGTAACTTGGCATGCGGCCACCTTTCTGCCGAAGCTTTATGCCGGCTTACTTGTCGGAACGCTCACGGCGATTGTAGTACTCAATAATCTTTGAGGCGGTTTCTTCAACGGCTTTCTTGGTGACGTCAATTATTCTACACCCGGCTTTGCGCATCACGCCTTCGCCGAAAGAGAGCTCTTCTCTGATGCGCTCGAAGCTAGCATAGCTAGCATTACTGGCCAGGCCAAGGGCCTTTAGGCGTTCTTGCCGGATGGCTTGGAGCTCATCGGCCCTAATGGTTAAGCCAAAGATGCGCGCGGGGTCCACCAGAAAGATTTCTTCTGGTGGGTTGACCTCGGGTACGAGAGGCACATTGGCGACGCGGTACCCGCGATGCGCGAGGTACATGCTGAGGGGTGTCTTGGAGGTGCGTGACACGCCAAGCAAGACTAAGTCGGCCTTGAGCAAGCCGCGCGGGTCTTTGCCGTCGTCGTACTTTACGGCAAACTCCACCGCCTCGACTTCGCGGAAATATTCTTCATCTAACTGATAGATACGCCCAGGCTGAAGTTTGGGTAACGACTGAGCGATGGTCGCCAAGCCGTCCATCATGGGCCCTAGTACGTCGACCACACCTACCCCCGCTGCGGCGCAGCGGGTATTTACATGCTGCCTAAGCTCGGGCAGCACCAGGGTATGGATGACGAGAGAGCGATGCAGCTTGGCCTCGTCGACTACTTCATCTAGCGCCTCGATACTTGAAACGTAGGAAATGCGCTTGTACTCCATATGATTGTCAAACTGACTGACGGCAGCACGGGCCACACGATGTGCTGTCTCGCCTAACGAGTCAGACACAACATAGAGGACGCTCTTTCTCTCCACAATACAACCTCCTAGCGTATTTCCGCCACTTCGGCGAGTAAGGCATTGATGGTACGCAGTGAAATGACCCCGGTCACCTCGAGGTGCTGGCCAGCTGCTGTCTGTACTACTTTGGTGACCGGTAGCGAAGTTAAACCATGGGTTCTGAGCTTACGCGTGGCGGACAAAATGGTTTCGTCCGGTTGTAGAGTCACCAAGTTAGCGCTGCGGGTCATAATGACACTGACTGGCATTCTGTGTAGGTCGACCTGACCGATGGAGCTACGCAGGAGGTCGCTCTGCGAGAGTGCGCCTAGGAGACGTGCAGCCTCGTCGACCACAAAGAGGGTGTTGGTGTCCTCGACAAAGGTGGCCACGATGGCATCATACAAAGAGGAAGTGGCCTTAACTACTACGGGTACGCTCTGTACTTCGCGCACACAGAGTTCTAGGAGACGGGCTAAGGCCTCCCCCCCCTGCTCTCGACCAGCGTAAGTGTAGCCCACCCGCGGGCGGGCTTCTAAGTAGCCGGACATGGTCAGGATGGCGAGATCGCCCCGTATGGTGGCACGCGACACTTTTAGTTCGGCGGCGAGGTCTTCGGCAGTGATAGGCTGAGACTGCTTTACTCTCTCTAAGATGCTACCTTGCCGTGGCGTAAGTTGCATGGCTTCACCTCGTTCCCCTTCGTAGCTCCGCCAAAAAGGCACGACTCTCGGGTGTTCGCTCTAACTTGTGGGTCATGATGCGGTCTAGTAGCACAGCCACCTCGCGCTCGGCGGGCGCGGGCTCCGGCCATGTTTCCAGGCGGCGCCAGCTGCCTTCGCTTAATGCCAGGAGCAAGTGATGAGCTTCTTTACTGACAGTGACCAGACTTTGGCTCTGCGCTCTGTTGCTGCAGGTGGGACAGAGAAACCCTGGAGCCGCCAGCACAAGTTTTTGGCCTGCCTCACTGCCGCATTCCATACAATGCTCCACGCTGACGGCGAAACCGAGCCGGCTTAGCAAACGAAGCGTAAAGAACGCCAAAAGCAGCTCGTGGCGCTCACTATGACACAAGATATGAAGGCAGGCCGTGAGTAGACTTAGGATGTCGTCATGGCTCTGCCCATCGACCAAAGATAAATCCACGAGCTCCATCATGTAGAGGCCAAAGGCAATTTTGTCTAAGTTCTCACGCAGGGGGCGAAAACCCTCGACCATCTCTACCTGACTTAGGGTGTAGAGAGATTTTCCTTGGTAGAGGGTGAAACGCAGGTGCGAGAAGGGCTGGGTGACAGACGCAAAACGACTCTGTACCTTGCGGGCACCTTTTGCTACCGCGCGCACCTTGCCATGGCCGGCGACCAGTATTAAGAGTAGCCTATCCCACTCCCCCAAGTTGTAAGACCGGAGCACTAGGCCTTCGCCCTTAAGTTGTGGCATTCTGAGCTTGGCTTTCCTCCACAATGGCTACGCCAGAACTAGTACCAATGCGATTAGCGCCAGCGGCAACGAAGGCGAGCAAAGTATCTAAATTGCGTACTCCCCCCGAGGCCTTGACCATAACGTCGGGGCCGACGGTGCGGCGCATAAGAGCGACGTCGGGCAAGGTAGCGCCAGCGGGGCCAAACCCGGTAGAGGTCTTGACAAAAGCTGCCCCTGCTCTTTTAGAGGCGCTGCACACGGCTATCTTTTCTTCGTCATTTAGGAGGGCGGTCTCAAGAATAACCTTGACGCCAACAGGCGCGGCTGCGAGTACCACGGCACGAATGTCGGCTTCTACTTCGGCCCACATACCTGCCTTAGCCCAGCCGATATTAATGACCATGTCTATTTCGCTGGCCCCGTCTAAAATGGCTTGCTTGGTTTCTTGGCACTTGCTATAGGTCGAAGTGGCGCCTAATGGGAAGCCAACCACGCTGGCGACATGAATATCGTCATGAACGATGCTCTTAACCAAGGGCACGTAGCAGGCGTTGACGCACACAGCCGCAAAACCGTACTGATTGGCTTCGTGGCAGAGCTTTTCGATGTCGCGCGGGGTGGCGTCGGCCTTTAGTATGGTGTGATCGATATATTTTGCTACTTCTCTTGCTTGCATCCCAACACTACCTTTCTCTCTCGTAACCAAGGCGCTGAATGTCGAGCTCTTTGTTGCGCCAACCCTTGCGTACCTTTACCCACAATTCTAAGTGGACTTGACTGCCTAGCAAGGCCTCCATATCACGGCGTGCGGCTATGCCGACGGCCTTAAGAAGTGCGCCCTGCTTGCCGATGACTATGCCTTTTTGCGACTCGCGCTCGACATAGATGTTAGCTGAGACATGCACGAAGTTGCCCTTGTCGGCCATGCTCTCGACAACCACAGCTAGGGAATGCGGCACTTCATCGCGCGTTAACTCTAACAGCTTCTCTCTGATCATTTCAGCCGCCACAAAACGTTCGGGCTGATCGATAATCATATCGGTGGGGTAGTACTGGGGCCCTACGGGCAGGTTTAGCCGCATGTAGGCTAAGAGATCGTCTACCCCTTGGCCCTGCAAGGCCGAGACGACAAAGACAGCCTTGAACCGATAAACGCCCAAGTAGGCATCGAGAGTGCGCCTAACTTCGTCGGCAGAAACGGTATCGGCCTTGTTGACGACGAGAACTACATGGGCGTTCTCTGGGAACAAGTCGATGATGTGCTGGTCACCCTTGCCTACGCTCGTGCTAGGCTCGACCACAAACCAAGCCTGATCGACCTCGGACAAGCTGCTGACCGCGTTTTGCACCAGTTGCTCGCCTAGCTTGTGCTGTGGCTTATGTATGCCTGGCGTGTCCAAAAAAACGACTTGCAAGTTGTCCTCTGAGAAAATGCAGCGAATTTTGTTACGGGTGGTCTGCGGCTTGTCGCTGACGATAAGTATTTTTTCGCCTAGTACCCGATTTAGCAGTGTGGACTTGCCCACATTAGGCCGGCCTACCACGGCCACAAAACCTGAATGAAACGTCAATTGATTTCCCCCTTTGTGAGCGACTGCGGACCAAAAGAATCGGGCAGTAATTTGGCAAGGCTTGTCTCGTGCACTTGCCCGTCACCGCCCACCAAGTAAACCGGAAAATCCTCGCCAAACTCGCGCAGTACCTGTCGACAGGCACCGCATGGTGAGGGCAGGCCTTTCTCGATAGCGATGGCCACGGCCTCTATAGAGCGCGGCGCACCGGCAGAAATGGCTGCAAACACGGCAGATCTCTCGGCACACATGGAGAGCCCGTAGGAAGCGTTCTCGACATTGGCCCCTAGGTAAATTTGGCCCCCACTCAAAATCGCCGCACCTACTCTGTAGCCAGAGTAAGGTGCGTACGCTCTGGTTAGGGCCTCTTGTGCCGCCTTAATCAATTCATTGTGCATGGTCTTTTTCCACCTCTTAAATCACTAGTATACCATTATTCCCACCCCGCCCTACCTAGACGGCAAAAAAGCTGGCAAGGTCATGTTACGCACCGGCACAACATCGACTTGTACCCCTCGCGTAGTGAGCAAGCTTGCTCTCACGAGACTGAGACTTGAATATAGTACGGCACTATCGCCCACGGCTTCGATGAGTACTGGGTCCACTACAATGGGACGCTGGTTCACCAGTATGACCGGACCGGCACAGCGTATAGAAGAAGTAGCGATAAGACGCTGTTCGCCTACGGCAATACCCGAGGCACCTGCGGCCAGCAACTCGTTGACAATATCGCGCACATCGCCATCGTGGACAATCTCTGCGGCATCAAGACCCCGAAAAGCGTCAAAAACCTTGATGCGCACCCCGGCACCAGTCAAGGGCAGGTGCCCCGCTTGGGTACGTAGAGCCTGCAGCTCTAGGCGCAGGGTAGCGGCTTCTTGCTCTAGCGAGGTCAACCGGTCGGTAAGTGAGCGCGGCAGGGGTGCACGTACCTGCCCATTTTCGATCTCTATATTAATGAGGGAGAAATTGCGTGCTAGGGCGCGGTGGCCGTTTAGCTCCCTTAGAAGCGCTGGCGTAACCATGTCGGGCGGACCTTTAACGAGCACCTCGCGCCCTTCCTCGCGGCTAACGGTGAGCGTCGCCTTGCCCCGCAGGTTCTTTACGGGACCTTGTGTGCGTAACAGGGTGACGATGGCCTCGCGCCGCAAATTTTCGGCTTCTCTCGCCATCACCGTCTGCGCCTCAAGTATCCCCCGCTGCAAAGACTGCGATACTTCGTCTGCCGTGCGAGCCTTGTTCACCTCAAACAGCATCACCGCCAGGGTGTCTTGCATGGCCCGATTCTTATCTAAGCCATCACTCTCCGCGATTCTCGTCAAATGATCGATAACGAGTTCTGCCCCAGCGCGTGCAGTGGCCGCAGCATCGGCCTCCCCCGGCAAACGATAGAGGTTGAAACTACGCCCGAGCATAAGGGTATTAATGAGTAGGACGACCGCGACGACCATCGTAAGCCAAGGCCGCTCTCTCTGCAACACGCTTACTTTCACTGTTCTACGCCCCCCTGTACAGGTAAACATGGCCTACCTACATGCCTACTATACTGCATTATATAGCGCTCGAGGTTGATACATGTGTAGAACTGCCTAGTAACAGCTAACGCCAGAGCGTATAGAGCCGCGGCCAAAAAACAATGGCGCCAATAGCGACTGCGGTGAGCGCGGCAATGAGTACACCCCCGGCAGCAAGACGCTTAGAGAGGGCCGCGAGGGGATGAAAGTTGGGCTCGACTAAGTCGACCACGCGCTCCACAGCAGAATTTAGCATTTCGCTAGTGATAACCAGCCCGGCGGCGAGCAGCACTAAGGCCCACTCCCATCTGTTTAGCCCCGCGTACCAAGAGGCGCCGAGCAGAATAAAGAACACGGCAAAATGAATGCGCATGTTTTTTTCTTCTCTGAAGGCGGTGGCTATGCCTATGAGGGCGTCTCTAAAGCTATCGGTAAGGCGGTGCGGGGCTTTCATCGCTCCATACCAAGGTGGAGCGTCGAACGCTCCACCCCAACGCTCTCTAACAGGGCTTCGGTCACGGCTTTCATTTCGCCTTCGTTTTCAAGATCATGGTCTAGGCCGGCAATGTGGGCCAGCCCATGAGCCAGCAAGAAGGCAATTTCGCGCTCTAAGCTGTGGCCAAAAGACGTGGCTTGGGCCGCGGCCCTCTCTAGCGAAATGACGATATCGCCAAGTAGTAGTGGCTTGTCTGCCGTAGCTAGATGGGGCTCGCCTGAGGCGGCGAAAGCAAAGGACAAAACATCAGTGGGCCCAGCTTTGCCGCGATACTC
The Bacillota bacterium DNA segment above includes these coding regions:
- the cdd gene encoding cytidine deaminase, whose translation is MHNELIKAAQEALTRAYAPYSGYRVGAAILSGGQIYLGANVENASYGLSMCAERSAVFAAISAGAPRSIEAVAIAIEKGLPSPCGACRQVLREFGEDFPVYLVGGDGQVHETSLAKLLPDSFGPQSLTKGEIN
- a CDS encoding DUF881 domain-containing protein, producing MKVSVLQRERPWLTMVVAVVLLINTLMLGRSFNLYRLPGEADAAATARAGAELVIDHLTRIAESDGLDKNRAMQDTLAVMLFEVNKARTADEVSQSLQRGILEAQTVMAREAENLRREAIVTLLRTQGPVKNLRGKATLTVSREEGREVLVKGPPDMVTPALLRELNGHRALARNFSLINIEIENGQVRAPLPRSLTDRLTSLEQEAATLRLELQALRTQAGHLPLTGAGVRIKVFDAFRGLDAAEIVHDGDVRDIVNELLAAGASGIAVGEQRLIATSSIRCAGPVILVNQRPIVVDPVLIEAVGDSAVLYSSLSLVRASLLTTRGVQVDVVPVRNMTLPAFLPSR
- a CDS encoding diacylglycerol kinase family protein, which gives rise to MKAPHRLTDSFRDALIGIATAFREEKNMRIHFAVFFILLGASWYAGLNRWEWALVLLAAGLVITSEMLNSAVERVVDLVEPNFHPLAALSKRLAAGGVLIAALTAVAIGAIVFWPRLYTLWR
- the ybeY gene encoding rRNA maturation RNase YbeY; this translates as MQVLWSNEQDQLSLPSAIDDLLHRVAARAAEVFNFPEHSELSIAFVDDAAISQLNQEYRGKAGPTDVLSFAFAASGEPHLATADKPLLLGDIVISLERAAAQATSFGHSLEREIAFLLAHGLAHIAGLDHDLENEGEMKAVTEALLESVGVERSTLHLGMER